The genomic window ttgatggatcatcatgcaagcaaggtggtggcattagtattgttattatttcgccttggggggcaagttttgagtttgcttttccgactagaccaatgattaccaacaactaggGAGAATataaagctattcttaaggggcttcaacttcttcatgaagtaaaggccgaagcaattgaagtatttggagattcatagttaattattaatcagttgatcggcctatatgagtgcaaaggaGATACTCTGAGGGGGTACTATGATGAGTGCTaaaggttgctcaaggaatttcctcatatctctcttcaacatattccaagagcacagaatcaagaggctaatcgtttagctcaaagtgtgttaggttatcgagtgtttcaagaggtcttaagtagtgaaacctcgaataatgattggagagttgaaacagccgattaccttaggaatccatcatagaaggttaccaggaagctaaggtataaatcgacaaagtatgttttactagatgataAGCTATATTACAAAATTGTCGATGGGGTGTTactcaaatgcttaaatcaagaagaagctaaggtgttgatgggcgaagtgcatgaagggatatgtggagctcatcaatcggcttataagatgaattGGATTATTTGTAGGActagatatttttggccaacaatactggaagactattttgaatattataaggggtgccaggactgttagcgttttggtaatgttcagaaatcgcctgcattggctatgaatccaataatcaagccatgaccgtttgaggttggggaattgatctaattggctagattttttccgccttcaagcaaaggacataagttcatattggtagcaacagattacttcactaagtgggttgaggcaattcctttgaagatggtaacctcaaagaacatggttgattttatcaaagagtatattgtgtatcattttggaatttctcaaactatcactaccgatcaagggataaTGTTAacatcagaagagtttagagattttgctgctagtatgggaattaagttgctaaattcttctccttactatgcttaggctaatagCCAGGTGGAGaagtccaatcagattatgattaagctaatcaagaaaaagattgaggaacagcCCAGTAAGGCCCAGTGGGTGCAGATGaaccccccccaaaaaaaaatcaGTGCTTACCCCCACATCTTGGCCCTTTATGCACCCCCTTGGGCCAACAAGCTGCACCCCCCATGGCCCAACTTCCCAAACCAGCAGCCCAAATGCATCAGCCATCAGTAATCAGCTAGGCAGCAGCACGTCGTTTCCAATTCCCCTCCCTCACCCGCCAGCAGCCCAGGCAGCCCAGCGCCATGCGATTCTGACGATTGCGGATCGCctgcgccgccgcccgcgccagtTGCCTTCGTCGCTGCACCTCGTGGCCTCGGCGCCTCGTGGCCGTCGCGGTAAAAAACGGCGCCCTGTGGCTCTGTGCCCTTGCCAGTGCGAGTGCCAGTGCCACCGTGCGCCGTAGCGCCAGTGTGCGTGCGCCCAGCGGGCAGCGGCCCAGGAAAAAAACAGCGCCACGCCCACGACGCCCTGTCGGATTAGGTATTATTTCTTTCTCAATTAATctgatttgttatatatataatcaGAAAGCCCTAATGATTGGGTATTCTTTTTTATATTGTAGGGTTTATTGGTACAGCCGGGTTTCAATTTGGGAATTGGAGTGATCGCACAGGAGAATTTAGTCTTGAATTATTAAAGGTGCGACTTAAACATTTGGCATGTCATCCTATTTCAAATTTCCCATAGGTTCTGTTCTTGATTCCTAAACTATGCAACCAGCGAATTAGTACATACTTACATATTAGGTTACTAATGACAGGTCAATTAATGGAACGATTTTACAAAAGGAAAGCACCAGAGCCGGATAGTGGCAATAATGCTAGAAATTCACGTTTGGATGATATCAACTGGGAGGAGGAGATTAAGTTTGATCCAGGATTAAGGAAACAAATTGATGATTATCATCCTAATGTTAGAGAGAGGGTGAGAAGAAAGTACTTGGAGAATGGGCCTTGCCAACCTCGCATAGTTCATTTTCCTGTGACAAATattggaggaattccaagaagGTTTGTTCCAGAATGGTTTGATGAGTTTGGAGGTTGGCTTGAATATAGTGAGTCCAAAGACAAAGCATATTGCTTTTATTGTTTCTTGTTTAGAGAAAAGAAGGTTGGCGGATATGAAGCATTTGTAAAAAATGGTTGGAATGGCTATCATAGAAAGGAAAGGCTACAAAATCATGTTGGTAATGTCAGTGGCTCACACTATCTGGCAATGAAGAAATGTGATGATCTCTTACAAACAAAACAGCACATTGATGTTGCTTTTCGTGATGTGAGTGAATCTGCTAAGAAGGACTATTTTACTCGTTTGAATGGGTCTATTGATGTTGCTAGAATATTGGTGAAGCAAGGATTGCCGTTTCGGGGCCACGACGAGTCGAAGAAGTCCTTAAATAAAGGGAACTTCAGGGAATTTCGTAATTTTGCAGAGGAGCAAAATCCGACCTTAAGAAAGGCAGTAGATAAAAAGAATTCGGATAACAGCCTTTTGATTGCTCCTAAAATACAAAAGGATATTGTGCATTGTTTTGCAAAGGAAGTGCTACACTCTATTCTAGAAGAAATTGGGGATGATGTTTtttgcttgctagttgatgagTCGAGAGATGTTTCTTGGAAAGAACAAATGGCAGTGGTCTTAAGATATGTAGATAAATGTGGAATTGTTAAAGAGAGATTTGTTGGTCTTGTTCATGTGAAAGAAACAAATTATGCAAGTCTCAAGTCTGCTATTGATGCATTATTTGTTGATCTTAAGTTAAGCCTAAAGCAAGTTAGAGGCCAAGGATATGATGGTGCTAGCAATATGCGAGGTGAGTTCAACGGCTTGCAATCATTGATCATAAAAGAAAATAGTTCAGCTTATTATGTTCACTGTTTTGCTCACCAACTTCAATTAGTCCTTGTGGCCATTGCGAGAAAGCATAAAGGGGTTAGTgaattttttactatgatttctaTGTTATTGAATGTGGTGGGTGGATCATCTAAGAGAAGGGACATGATTAGAGATATTAATCTTGAAGAAATGAGTAAAGCATTAGGCTGCGGGCAACTTCAGACTGGGACAGGGTTAAATCAAGAGCAAAGTCTTCAAAGACCTGGAGATACTCGTTGGAGTTCCCATTATAAATCTCTCAAAAGTTTGGTTGACTTGTTTCCTACAATAGTCAAGGTACTAGAAATTGTGGAAAAAGATAATAAGGATTGGAAAATTAGAGATCAAGCATCAAACCTTCTACGATACTTCCAGTCTTTTGACTTTGTCTTCTATTTGCATCTCATGTTGACTATATTAGGAATCACAAATACCTTGTCATTAGCATTGCAACAGAAGGATCAGGACATAGTGAATGCTATTAAATGTGTGAAAGCAACGAAGTGCCAATTGGATGAACTTAGAAAAGAAAAGTGGGTGAAACTATTAGATGATGTGCATGGATTTTGTGACAAGAATGATATTTGCAAATTGGAAATGGAAGATGAATATATTGATCCAAAGAAGCGGAGGCATAAATCTGGAATTACAAACAAGCATTATTATCAAGTAGATTGTTTTAATGATGTTATTGATTGGCTACTTCAAGAGCTTGACAACCGCATCAATGAGACAGGCTCTCAATTGCTTGTTTGCTCGGCAGCTTTTAGTCTAAGAGACTCATTCCATGATTTTAGTATAGAAAATTTGATGAGCCTAGCGAAGCTTTATCCACATGATTTTGATTCTGGGAATTTGAGGGATCTTAACCACGAGCTTGGCCTCTACATATATGATGTGAGAGATGATGAAAGGTTCTCCAACCTACAAACTGTTGCCGAGCTTTCTCAAACAATGGTGAAGACTAGAAAACACGAATGTTATCCAATGGTTTACCAACTTTTGAAGCTTGTGCTTGTGCTACCTGTTGCTACTGCTACAGTTGAGAGGTGtttctcagccatgaaaattgTGAAAACAGAATTGCGCAATCGCATTGGtgatatatatatgagcaatagcCTTATTTGCTATGTGGAGAAAGAAGAGCTATTGAAAGTCACCAATGAGGCCGTGGTTCGTCGCTTCATGAAAATGCAAGGTCGTAGATTTGATGATGAAGGTTAAAGGtaatatttgtatttttttttcattgGTTCATTTTTTGGTCTTAAAATATTGTTCGTGGAATTCTTTAGTTTAGTAATTATATTTTATCGCTTCTTTATTCTTGCACCCCCTCCattttgctctagcttcgccactgaTCCTGCCGCGTACTCCACTGCTGATCGGAGGCTTTCCAGctgagccgatagatctaaaaagatttaagggagggatgatcaagatcttgaagataaAATTAAGAGGAGACAGGAAGTTGTGGTAgtcatctcacccatgattctagcctcggccttggccaacctatcctccaccgggTCGGCCTCGGAGGGTGATCGGCATCGAGCCATGGCCAAAGCCAATTCTATAatggagaggcagtcggcgagcttctggccagCCCGATCGATGGAGGAAATcaaatcgtcattgttgatcCACCTCCTCGGGTAGCAAGGGAGCTAGCGATGGGTTGTTGACAAAGACGACCCCGGAAGTTGAGCGGAGTTGGCCCTATGCTCCGAGACGGTGGAAGCATCCTAGGTTGCACCCTCCTAATGACAGAGACGCTGGTGTGGTGACGTAGACCCGTTGaaggcctcctcagcagacctcttgttgttctccatgctTTCAAACCTATGAGAAGGCAGAATCACACAAAAGATACGGAGGGTTCGGGACGAAGCAGATTATTTTTTGATCCAcggccgtggcccgtatatatagcctgagAGGTGAGAAGAGAGGCTTCAccggggttatggaattaaagtcagatatggaaatggatcgacactccaGAAATCCAGGGGACGGATCACGAAGAGACAATAGATTTGCaattattgcttcccataattacaaaatgTCGTGGGATTGATATGAAGGGTTTACATTGACGGGCGATCAGCCCatcaagacttctttggattgaaggaagtcTAGATCCCCACAAGGCTGAGGGTCGTCATggaccaagtcacatcggcccattgataaaattgcatCAGGGGAAGGGGAAAGGCCGTCTGCTTAAAAGATGCCCAACCGATTTCTCGTTGACTGGGAAACAATGAGAAAGAGAGCCGCCTACTAAAAATGCCCATTTCTCGGTGGTTGGGAAATCGTGGGAAAGAAGTCTATGGTTTTTCCGATGGGCATTTGATAaagcgaacaaggggaaggtgtccacacatgttagcccttgcaaacactagaacagctctacgatTATAGTGAGAAAACttaggtgatgtcacaagaattcttctaaccacagcagctgatcctcttgctcgacaaggcgttaaaataagcgacacaatcaccctatgcataagaattcttctaaccactcaagatcctcatagcgaagaattagaccatggagggtccggcgaAGCCAGgggcactcgaggaagcaggcagaagagaaacatagctaagttgttgagttgctctcgccagagtcggatagacattttatagtcggcctggaaagatggatccaagcgcccgtgaaacaatgatgctctcgtaaagttTTGAatcatgggctcataagctggcaAAGATGATGACAGATAGTAGACCCTAGGTCAAGATTCTCTATCTGTGACTACAGACCTATCGGAGGCACATgcatagaaattttggaataaaattacttttatcccaaaattgaggggcatgtgtttacaccaaaatttgggaagagaaatacgggaactcgaagcttacAAGATCATGTCAAtcgaggaatcaattgcataaggatcgatatcaactGATTCAGATGCACCGGAATCGGCTCTCTCTGAATGACGTCAGCTGATAACGACGATGAGCTACAGTTGGCGTCaaggaaaaacatgttggactctaaaaaagagaaagattatggtccaagttatcttaaattaggaatattttattctataccaaagattgtaatgagtcgtgcttaagtaggattcatgcttaggttccgagtataaatattggaccctagctattgtaaagatcatccaatcaatcaaatacaagttacttactttttcagctccagccaacccttaggagtaggagtagagtagatctcggcgagttcttcagcaagcagggctgcattggtctggccgacctctggcttgtctgtaagtaccgtcatggcttatacctctgtttgtacggctgcatcgatccggtcgacctccgctgtgactctggtataagctagttatcgactcttatctagttcaagtacggctgcatcgatccggtcgacctccactactcgaattagattaaggtcaagttatcggttctaccgaagggtggcgtccttcgggtagattcattaagttatcaatcttgctgatgttctcattgttattagtttgcagcaacatcaacctgccccatcgagatcgatctagattggcctcacatcctttttgtctgttgcttgctttgttacaacacgatgtttcttactttgagggATGGGTCACATTTTATCAgatgttctactttgatcttgatcgcttatagtacacggttaaggcacgtatgatcttgaataggtttgctggctagttaaatctggtttatagtttgctattatggctgtaatgattCGGTCGAtcccccactgatggcactgtagattggaggatgctagttagtagatttgttctcgattaggcatgaccttaactgtttgctatgcctgcatcggctcaatagccgatcacctatgctttaacgcctacggTGTGCTTCCATAATTCTGTTAAACGTGAATGGATCTGTTTggtttaaaggtttgatttattGTCTTTATCACGGTTGCATTGATCCGGtggaaccccactgttagagatagcaggttaggtctgatgagttcatgGGTTTGTTTATGTgcaatagtcgattgttcacatgatgtagtcccttttcacccgaatcggctatttcagccgatccgttttgagctttcacacatatagcgtgtcttttggaAAGCCTGTCGATGTGTAGATGATTTTACAgattctaaggttttagtttgttattatcatcatagctgccatcgatccggtcgaacctcactgttgatggtaacatattagattcagagcgtttgtagatctatttgcactagatagtcgatttgtttgcatgttatatcctttcttaattagattcatcggctcaatgattcacactggtaatatccacctagctgatgatttcactTACATCTGCGGGTATTGTatttatcaacataaaatcaatcgctataCACAAGCTTCACTGTCCGTAAATAGtcgatttctgtgcgtatcggctgtttagtcgatttttccgtttggctgctcccgaagcggcatacttggaactgtctgggcaaagaccggcatgttccaccttaaattactgataaactttctctcattgtcaattgcagggtcaaattaactggcacgtctcgggaggaataCACAGGATTGGttaaccctgcgttgaagcctAGCGGATCTCCGGGCTCGtcctaagcagatcctttcgACTTTCTGTGTGCCCACACATTTTCGTGCCGACAAGTTGTTCTACCGAGGCACCGACAGCACCTAGTATAACCTAGCACTAGGACCCTATGTCAATCCTGCCCGCACGCTTTGCTGGGTAAAAATCGAGGAGATGGGTTTGGATTCAAGGCGCACACGCAGACACGGAGCTAGAAACCCATCGATGCGGCCACGAACACAAATTTTCCGGTGATAATCTGAGCACAAGCACAAAGGAGAGTCTGAGTCTGAATATGGTGTGGTGTCATCACAATAATGTACTGATTCATGTTCTTGCTATTTCCACCGTACGTGTGACAACTAACGCGGATGAAGATCGAGGACTAGAAGCAAAAGTTGGAGGAGATGAAGAACATGACCAGGCCGGAGTACTTCACTCACCTGATGAGGTAAGGATGCTTGCTCAATTAGGATGTTCATTTTAAGTGACCGGCTGTGTTGTGACAAAGCGAATGCGCAAGCATTAATTTATGGCTTAGCATGCTCACATCCATCGCCATTTAATTAATTTGTTTCAGGAAAAGCTCCCGAGGCAGCTCGATCTACCGTGGAGTGACCAGGTTTGTGCACCGCCATCCGTCACGACTGGAATGGGATCAATGTGAAATGCACCGCCATCCATCCTACTCGCCGGCGTCGGAGCGCCGTTGGAGCCGTCGGCCGCACCATCCATGGTCGCCGCCTCTCCAGCTACAGCTAGAAGCCC from Miscanthus floridulus cultivar M001 chromosome 11, ASM1932011v1, whole genome shotgun sequence includes these protein-coding regions:
- the LOC136493871 gene encoding uncharacterized protein, giving the protein MERFYKRKAPEPDSGNNARNSRLDDINWEEEIKFDPGLRKQIDDYHPNVRERVRRKYLENGPCQPRIVHFPVTNIGGIPRRFVPEWFDEFGGWLEYSESKDKAYCFYCFLFREKKVGGYEAFVKNGWNGYHRKERLQNHVGNVSGSHYLAMKKCDDLLQTKQHIDVAFRDVSESAKKDYFTRLNGSIDVARILVKQGLPFRGHDESKKSLNKGNFREFRNFAEEQNPTLRKAVDKKNSDNSLLIAPKIQKDIVHCFAKEVLHSILEEIGDDVFCLLVDESRDVSWKEQMAVVLRYVDKCGIVKERFVGLVHVKETNYASLKSAIDALFVDLKLSLKQVRGQGYDGASNMRGEFNGLQSLIIKENSSAYYVHCFAHQLQLVLVAIARKHKGVSEFFTMISMLLNVVGGSSKRRDMIRDINLEEMSKALGCGQLQTGTGLNQEQSLQRPGDTRWSSHYKSLKSLVDLFPTIVKVLEIVEKDNKDWKIRDQASNLLRYFQSFDFVFYLHLMLTILGITNTLSLALQQKDQDIVNAIKCVKATKCQLDELRKEKWVKLLDDVHGFCDKNDICKLEMEDEYIDPKKRRHKSGITNKHYYQVDCFNDVIDWLLQELDNRINETGSQLLVCSAAFSLRDSFHDFSIENLMSLAKLYPHDFDSGNLRDLNHELGLYIYDVRDDERFSNLQTVAELSQTMVKTRKHECYPMVYQLLKLVLVLPVATATVERCFSAMKIVKTELRNRIGDIYMSNSLICYVEKEELLKVTNEAVVRRFMKMQGRRFDDEG